A genomic segment from Antedon mediterranea chromosome 6, ecAntMedi1.1, whole genome shotgun sequence encodes:
- the LOC140052292 gene encoding prostacyclin receptor-like yields the protein MTTALPDSIHRPPFDEEGASFNIFNNMNRDSNINMTEMVALQPSVKVRTPILMCTLGVTGNIIAICLYHTSDKIYRRFMFYRLFLGLFWTNILGYVTSYPLMLMAFEAGLNWKGATATCKFHGFSMLSFGLACSYITGTISMERFLSICRPITHAYKMERRKAPWTIGLLWIMSGFGAMLPLMGFGGVQLMYPNTWCFLNWRNEETVAKLYACVAASMIIGVVGLVGGCASLCTLVLIHFRLKPPQRRPYPVDEKDVTGKVRLKIQLERKFEVWMLVQFDLLAGAFVMCFLPIGMRIIANTTGQPVDNSKDLYALNIVLAFPVAVPYMYIFFHRQFLSCFCSPCKRVCCPKRRDLETTAERTIYGPSMEFPMDSLERSLPNCNSQIVSVNSVRRNGRIMTGSNDLTRYKTDKTWVHTRVHDPKLWTSHDQNGDNMDKLSSISDGERLGSSEDDCMSIQEIQTRMDAPERFVPLRARNYRSPIIPLSKPPFLTTATIRTTGHSVPYSTDHLVPYSTDHSMPYSRSDPWKPKMPRPVTSYEMYNIMLEHEQSIAQEHGYSAPILSHLSTEMNCNTNPGLDYHETDQYSSNDSFSADTTDFLEPLFPPIGKQISNNNVSCSRHEVICKIESAL from the exons ATGACGACAGCACTACCTGACAGCATACATAGGCCGCCGTTTGACGAGGAGGGAGCTAGCTTTAATATATTCAACAATATGAACCGAGATTCGAATATTAATATGACTGAAATGGTTGCATTGCAGCCTAGCGTCAAAGTCCGTACCCCTATTTTGATGTGCACTCTGGGGGTGACGGGCAATATTATCGCAATCTGTTTATATCATACCAGCGACAAAATATACAGGAGATTTATGTTTTATCGACTTTTTCTAGGCCTGTTTTGGACAAACATACTTGGATATGTTACTTCGTATCCCCTGATGCTCATGGCTTTTGAAGCGGGATTGAATTGGAAAGGAGCAACCGCAACTTGTAAATTTCATGGTTTTTCAATGTTATCTTTTGGATTAGCTTGCAGTTACATAACAGGAACTATATCTATGGAACGATTTTTGTCGATTTGTCGACCGATTACACATGCATATAAAATGGAGCGTCGTAAAGCCCCTTGGACCATTGGATTATTGTGGATTATGTCAGGATTTGGAGCGATGCTACCTTTGATGGGATTTGGAGGGGTACAATTGATGTATCCAAATACATGGTGTTTCTTAAACTGGAGAAATGAGGAAACTGTAGCTAAATTATACGCTTGTGTCGCGGCGTCTATGATCATCGGTGTGGTAGGACTTGTCGGTGGGTGTGCTTCGTTATGCACTTTAGTTTTGATCCATTTTAGGCTCAAACCACCCCAACGCCGTCCTTATCCAGTTGACGAAAAAGATGTAACAGGAAAAGTGAGACTTAAAATTCAACTGGAAAGAAAGTTTGAAGTCTGGATGCTTGTACAATTCGATTTGTTAGCGGGAGCATTTGTGATGTGTTTTCTGCCAATAGGG ATGCGTATAATTGCTAATACAACAGGTCAACCAGTGGACAACTCAAAGGATTTGTACGCGTTGAATATTGTGTTAGCATTTCCAGTCGCAGTGCCCtacatgtatatattttttcatcgACAATTCCTTTCGTGTTTCTGTAGTCCGTGTAAACGAGTCTGCTGTCCAAAACGACGTGATTTGGAAACGACAGCTGAACGAACAATTTATGGACCCAGCATGGAGTTTCCTATGGATTCGCTTGAACGCAGTTTACCAAATTGCAACAGTCAAATAGTAAGCGTCAACTCTGTTCGACGTAACGGTCGTATTATGACGGGATCAAACGATTTGACGCGTTACAAAACGGATAAAACGTGGGTTCACACTCGAGTACATGACCCAAAACTGTGGACATCACATGATCAAAATGGGGACAACATGGATAAGTTGTCCTCCATTTCTGACGGTGAGAGACTCGGGTCGTCAGAAGATGATTGTATGTCCATACAAGAGATACAAACAAGAATGGATGCCCCTGAAAG ATTTGTGCCTTTAAGAGCTCGTAATTATCGATCTCCAATAATTCCACTTTCAAAACCACCTTTTTTAACGACAGCAACAATCAGAACTACTGGCCATTCGGTGCCATATTCTACTGACCATTTGGTACCATATTCTACTGACCATTCGATGCCATATTCTAGGAGCGATCCGTGGAAACCTAAGATGCCCCGTCCAGTAACAAGTTAtgaaatgtataatataatgttaGAACATGAACAAAGTATTGCACAAGAGCATGGATATTCTGCGCCTATTTTATCACATCTTTCAACAGAAATGAACTGTAATACTAATCCAGGACTAGACTATCACGAGACAGACCAGTATAGCAGTAACGACAGTTTCTCGGCGGATACTACTGACTTTTTAGAACCACTCTTTCCACCAATAGGCAAACAGATTTCAAACAATAATGTATCATGTTCTCGTCATGAAGTGATATGTAAGATAGAGTCGGCGCTTTGA